The Candidatus Koribacter versatilis Ellin345 genome has a segment encoding these proteins:
- a CDS encoding M13 family metallopeptidase gives MKAIQVVLGTALLLAGIPWVHGAPEENDTGFSIDALDRTADPCTDFYQFACGNWVKNHPLPAERTRFATFDQLEEHNTATLRTILDKASEQAKAGSADATTTKIGDYYAACMDESAIDAKGTAAIAPVLEKIRGMQSRADLPQTLAALHLISVDAFFGFFSITDPKDARQVIAATDQGGIGLPERDYYLTTDEKSVKLRAEYVAHIAKMLELAGTSQAAAAKSAEKVMALETQLAKISMDVVSRRDPEKLYNPSTREKLVAGSKDFNWNHYLAAVNPPQFEKINHVSPPFLNGLGAVLQKTDLAVIKDYLTWQTLHAASQELPTGFQTEEFHFYRQVLGGAKEQRPRWKRCANYTDNHLGEALGQVYVKSAFGAQAKERMETMVKNLEAALHEDISNLDWMSQDTKKQAMAKLDAMVDKIGYPDKWRDYSNYRVERGDALGNLWRGNEFEIRRQLNKIGKPVDKTEWGMTPPTVNAEYHPERNDITFPAGILQPPFFDNRLDDAINYGAIGAVIGHEMTHGFDDEGRQYDRDGNLHDWWTATDGKAFTDRAECIVNEYSGFEATEGVKLNGKLTLGENTADNGGVRVALMALLASYGNNPPADVDGFSPEQRFFLGYGHAWCANQTPESLRLQATTDPHSPGKWRVNGTVQNMPEFRKAFGCKAGMAMAPSNACRVW, from the coding sequence ATGAAGGCGATACAAGTTGTATTGGGCACGGCACTTCTTCTGGCTGGTATTCCCTGGGTGCATGGCGCTCCTGAGGAGAACGATACCGGCTTCAGCATCGATGCACTGGACCGTACTGCGGACCCGTGTACCGACTTCTACCAATTCGCGTGCGGCAACTGGGTCAAGAACCATCCGCTGCCGGCCGAGCGCACGCGTTTTGCAACCTTCGACCAGCTCGAAGAGCACAACACCGCAACACTCCGCACAATTCTCGATAAGGCATCAGAACAGGCAAAGGCCGGCAGCGCCGACGCCACCACGACGAAGATTGGCGATTACTACGCGGCATGCATGGATGAATCTGCGATTGACGCAAAGGGAACCGCGGCCATCGCTCCTGTGCTGGAGAAAATCCGCGGCATGCAAAGCAGAGCGGATTTGCCGCAGACGCTGGCAGCACTGCACCTCATCAGCGTGGATGCGTTTTTCGGATTCTTTTCCATCACCGATCCCAAGGATGCGCGGCAAGTGATCGCCGCCACGGACCAGGGAGGGATTGGACTGCCAGAGCGCGATTACTACCTTACGACCGATGAGAAATCGGTGAAGCTTCGCGCGGAGTATGTGGCACACATCGCGAAGATGCTGGAGCTGGCTGGCACGTCACAAGCAGCCGCGGCAAAGTCTGCTGAAAAAGTCATGGCACTGGAGACCCAGCTGGCGAAAATCTCAATGGACGTCGTGAGCCGCCGCGATCCGGAGAAGCTCTACAACCCGAGTACGCGCGAGAAGCTGGTCGCCGGTTCGAAAGACTTCAATTGGAATCACTATCTGGCCGCGGTGAATCCGCCGCAGTTCGAGAAGATCAATCACGTCTCGCCGCCGTTCCTGAACGGATTGGGCGCGGTTCTTCAGAAGACAGACCTCGCGGTAATCAAAGATTATTTAACTTGGCAAACGTTGCACGCGGCGTCGCAGGAGTTGCCGACTGGATTCCAGACGGAAGAATTTCATTTCTATCGCCAGGTGTTGGGCGGCGCGAAGGAGCAGCGTCCGCGCTGGAAGCGCTGCGCGAATTACACCGACAATCACCTGGGCGAAGCACTCGGCCAGGTGTACGTGAAGAGTGCATTTGGTGCGCAGGCCAAGGAGCGCATGGAAACGATGGTGAAAAATCTCGAGGCCGCGCTGCATGAGGACATCAGCAATCTCGACTGGATGTCGCAGGACACTAAGAAGCAGGCGATGGCGAAACTTGACGCCATGGTCGACAAGATCGGTTATCCGGACAAGTGGCGCGACTACAGCAACTATCGCGTGGAGCGTGGCGATGCGTTGGGAAATCTCTGGCGCGGAAACGAGTTCGAGATTCGGCGACAACTGAACAAGATCGGCAAGCCGGTGGACAAGACCGAATGGGGCATGACGCCACCAACGGTGAATGCGGAATATCATCCGGAACGCAATGACATTACGTTTCCGGCGGGAATCCTTCAGCCGCCGTTCTTCGACAACCGTCTCGATGATGCGATCAACTATGGCGCGATCGGCGCGGTGATCGGGCACGAAATGACCCATGGTTTCGATGACGAGGGCCGTCAGTACGACCGCGACGGCAATCTGCACGATTGGTGGACTGCGACCGACGGCAAAGCTTTTACCGACCGTGCGGAATGCATCGTCAATGAGTATTCGGGTTTCGAAGCGACAGAAGGCGTGAAACTGAATGGCAAGCTCACGCTCGGCGAGAACACCGCCGACAACGGCGGCGTGAGGGTTGCGCTGATGGCGCTGTTGGCGTCCTACGGGAACAACCCTCCGGCCGACGTGGACGGCTTCAGCCCGGAGCAGCGGTTCTTCCTCGGTTATGGTCACGCTTGGTGCGCGAACCAGACGCCGGAATCGCTGCGGCTGCAAGCGACCACGGATCCACACTCGCCGGGCAAGTGGCGTGTGAACGGAACGGTTCAGAATATGCCCGAGTTCCGCAAAGCGTTCGGCTGCAAAGCCGGCATGGCGATGGCGCCAAGCAATGCCTGTCGCGTTTGGTAG
- a CDS encoding glycosyltransferase family 39 protein, with amino-acid sequence MPKLFGERIRLPQVFAALLLCVFLAQCLWFVARVPLVENEGLVLQSGAQQLRGMFIAGTQQNSPLISLLAAIPVIGKDSSNAYLMIRNRWAIRAPFLLMGVLLGGSLWYVARRLYGNAGGYIALTLYIFSPFLIIRSALLQPDVPAAWGAFGLIFTGIAVAHTLYAPREVVLWNWKRIVLLGISICIAVGAQYSVVWLLLPALAFMLWLAPVRRGAAMTIFVAACVVGLVALSFTFVPNPAEMLAALRHANWGEFDVSQLASMSSYRLIGSFFRDNSLPALLLLLIALVTYIAWPRTRYFGTTAPLVAGLFCVFLCLVMPHFGGRLFLFVALPMFYVFIAGVFTDLLETRYMVPLAAVLVGALLVHAAASVMGLVQLTHLTR; translated from the coding sequence ATGCCCAAACTCTTTGGTGAGCGAATCCGGTTGCCGCAGGTGTTCGCGGCGTTGCTTCTCTGCGTGTTTCTCGCGCAGTGCCTGTGGTTCGTCGCGCGCGTTCCTTTGGTCGAGAACGAAGGACTTGTGCTGCAATCGGGCGCGCAGCAGTTGCGCGGAATGTTCATCGCGGGTACACAACAGAACTCGCCACTCATCAGCTTACTGGCGGCCATTCCGGTGATCGGAAAAGACAGCAGCAATGCGTATCTCATGATCCGGAACCGCTGGGCGATCCGCGCCCCGTTCTTGTTGATGGGCGTGCTCCTCGGTGGTTCGCTCTGGTACGTGGCCAGGCGCCTCTATGGCAACGCCGGCGGATACATCGCTCTCACTCTCTATATCTTTTCTCCGTTCCTGATTATTCGCAGCGCCTTGCTGCAGCCGGATGTTCCGGCCGCTTGGGGCGCTTTTGGATTGATCTTCACCGGCATCGCAGTGGCGCATACGCTTTATGCACCGCGCGAAGTTGTGTTGTGGAACTGGAAGCGCATCGTTCTGCTCGGCATTTCCATTTGCATCGCTGTCGGCGCGCAGTATTCCGTGGTCTGGTTGTTGCTGCCGGCGTTGGCTTTTATGCTATGGCTCGCTCCGGTGCGGCGTGGAGCGGCGATGACGATTTTCGTAGCCGCGTGCGTGGTTGGACTGGTTGCGCTCTCCTTCACATTCGTTCCTAATCCAGCGGAGATGCTCGCTGCTTTGCGCCACGCGAACTGGGGCGAGTTCGATGTGTCGCAACTTGCCAGTATGAGTTCCTATCGTTTGATCGGATCTTTTTTCCGCGATAACAGTCTTCCCGCTTTGCTTCTGCTCCTTATCGCATTGGTCACCTACATCGCATGGCCGCGGACGCGCTACTTCGGTACCACCGCGCCTCTAGTCGCCGGATTGTTCTGTGTCTTCTTGTGCCTGGTGATGCCGCACTTCGGCGGACGACTCTTCCTCTTCGTTGCCCTCCCCATGTTCTATGTGTTCATTGCGGGAGTGTTCACCGATCTGCTGGAGACGCGTTACATGGTCCCACTTGCGGCCGTGCTGGTCGGTGCGCTGCTCGTGCATGCGGCGGCGAGCGTGATGGGGCTCGTCCAGCTTACGCATTTGACCCGCTAG
- a CDS encoding DUF4139 domain-containing protein, with protein sequence MRKFVGGFLTTVWLMFLLSVAAVAEDGTSLTIYNGGFAAVREHLPLDLKSGINPFTFAGATTTLEPESVILRDPLGQHSVQILEQSYRSDPVSQGLLLSMYEGKTIDFLVRRGQFGEREEIVKGKVIRSGYVHPNAQNPYGGAQQPVIEVDGKLRFSLPGEPIFPDLGQDTVLKPTLNWLLQSDKPGAFNAELAYITNGMSWNADYNLVVPETGNVADVVGWITMHNNTGKTFENSRIRLMAGDVNKIQNTGGLRRDYAAKAAMSMNEAASAPVVTEKAFDEFHLYTLEHPTTLHEEETKQVEFVHAMGVTSQRIYVYDGMDGYYYYGSYVGDQPSYGTQTNKKVWVMQEFKNSKENGLGIALPKGRVRFYRRDSDGSLQFIGENQIDHTPKDETVRLYTGNTFDVVGERKQTDYHVDHNGHWADESFEIHVRNHKKEAVTVRVVEHLYRWVNWKITTETDQHKKTDSQTMEYHVTVAPDQEKVVRYTVHYSW encoded by the coding sequence ATGCGCAAGTTTGTTGGTGGCTTCTTAACTACAGTTTGGCTGATGTTTCTTCTGTCTGTCGCCGCGGTTGCGGAGGATGGAACCTCGCTCACGATCTACAACGGCGGCTTTGCCGCGGTTCGTGAGCATCTTCCGCTCGATCTGAAGAGTGGAATCAACCCCTTCACATTTGCCGGAGCGACAACCACGCTCGAACCCGAATCGGTGATTCTGCGCGATCCTCTCGGACAGCACTCGGTGCAGATCCTCGAGCAGAGCTATCGCAGCGATCCGGTTTCGCAAGGGCTTTTGCTCTCGATGTACGAGGGCAAGACTATCGACTTCCTCGTCCGCCGCGGCCAGTTTGGTGAGCGGGAAGAGATCGTCAAGGGTAAGGTCATCCGCAGCGGGTACGTGCATCCGAATGCCCAGAATCCATACGGCGGCGCACAGCAACCGGTGATCGAAGTGGACGGCAAGCTGCGTTTCTCGCTGCCGGGCGAGCCCATCTTTCCGGACCTCGGCCAAGACACCGTTCTCAAGCCGACACTGAATTGGCTGCTGCAATCGGACAAGCCCGGAGCGTTCAATGCCGAGTTGGCATACATCACCAACGGCATGAGCTGGAACGCCGATTACAACCTGGTCGTGCCGGAGACCGGCAACGTTGCTGATGTGGTTGGTTGGATCACCATGCACAACAATACCGGCAAGACGTTCGAGAACTCGCGCATTCGGCTAATGGCGGGGGACGTGAATAAAATTCAGAACACAGGTGGGCTTAGGAGGGACTACGCGGCGAAGGCTGCTATGTCGATGAACGAGGCCGCTTCGGCTCCGGTGGTGACGGAGAAGGCGTTTGACGAATTCCATCTCTACACCCTCGAGCATCCGACGACGCTGCATGAGGAAGAGACCAAGCAGGTCGAGTTTGTACACGCGATGGGCGTGACCTCGCAGCGCATCTACGTGTACGACGGTATGGACGGCTATTACTACTACGGCAGCTATGTTGGCGATCAGCCGAGCTACGGCACGCAGACGAACAAGAAAGTCTGGGTGATGCAGGAGTTCAAGAACTCCAAGGAAAACGGGCTCGGCATCGCATTGCCGAAGGGCCGTGTGCGCTTCTACCGCCGCGATTCCGATGGCTCGCTGCAATTTATCGGCGAGAACCAGATTGACCACACGCCGAAAGATGAAACCGTACGGCTATACACGGGCAACACATTCGACGTCGTCGGCGAGCGCAAGCAGACCGACTATCACGTGGACCACAACGGCCACTGGGCGGACGAGAGCTTCGAGATCCACGTGCGCAATCACAAGAAAGAAGCCGTGACGGTGCGCGTGGTCGAGCACCTCTATCGCTGGGTGAACTGGAAGATCACGACCGAGACCGACCAGCACAAGAAAACGGACTCGCAAACAATGGAGTATCACGTGACTGTTGCACCGGACCAGGAGAAGGTGGTGCGCTACACCGTGCATTATTCCTGGTAG